The DNA sequence CCGTCTGGAACGCTTATGATAAATTTCTCATCGCACTTTAAAACGCTAAGTAGCTTTTCAAGATGAAGCCCCGCTACTTTAGCGTTTGTGACGATGCCAACCTTGCCTTTTATCTCTAGTCTCTCAAGCTCGTTTATATAAATTTTATAGCTTGATGCTTTTTCTTTAAGATTTAAATTTATCTGCATTTTTACTCACTTACTGGTACAAAAAGCTGTGCATTTTGGCTTAGTTTTTTATAAAGCCTATTTAAATTTGTCGATAAAAAGGCAAATGCCCCACCATTTGCCACGCTTTTAGTAAACATTACAAAATGAAGCAAATCTTTTGTACTTTTTAGTTTTACAAGCGGATTTTTAAGATTGTGATTTTCTATCTTTATACGCTTAGAAAATAGCGCGCTAATGCTTTCAAAATGCTCTCTTAACGCCTCATCATCGCTATGCTTATTATCAAAATAGTAAAATTTCATCTCCAAATCAAGCTGTGCACAGCAGTCTGTTATCACAGCTGATTGATTCTCCACTTCTTGGCTTTGATCGCCTAGTATAACGCCCTCTTTTATATTTGAGAGCAAAATTTTACCCGTTTTTAGCACTGGAAGTTTTAGCTCGTAAAACAGCTTTTTAAATTTAAAAAAGTATTTATCGTCGCTTAAGATTAGGCCGATGTCGTGCTTTAAAACATCATATTTTATAGATTTGTTATCACTATTAAAATAATCCATCAAAACGATGATATTTTTCTCTTTTATCGCTTTTAAAGTATCTAAATTTTCACCTAAAGTTGGATTTATCACTCTAAAAAAAAGGCGTTTATTATTTAGCTTTGAATGCAAATACAAGCTATCCTTTATGAGCTTGCTAACACGTTCTTTATCCATTGAGATCATATCGATCAGCACATAGATGTTGCTACCAAACGGGCTTGGAAACTGCCCACTTTCACGCTTGATCGAGCGATAAACATTTTGAAGCACATTTGGATCACCAACGATTAGTAATATATCGCTTGGCTGTATCATTACATTTGGCTTTGGCAAGATGATCTCGCTGCCTCGATATATGAGAGCTATTCGCCATTTTTTTTGAGCTACCGAGCTGATGTGACGATACATATAAGAGCTACCTATTGGTACCTTAACTTCCATGATCTCACCCTCGCTAAGCCCGATATTATCGGCTAAAACTGGCAGATCTGGTAAATAGTCCATAAGCCTTGATGCTGCAATATCTCTGATATCAACTACACTTAAGTGTTTATCGCTTGCAAATATTTCTTTGCATTTTTCATCAAGCTCCCATGAGCTCATAAAAACAGTCTCGGTCTTTGTACTGATCTGTCTTAAATTTTCATAAACAGCAATCGCCTCATTTTTATCATCGCAAACTATACAAAACTGACTAAAATAGCCATCACTCACGCTTTTTAGCTTTGAGAGGCTAGTTGGGTCAAACTGGTAAAATGTAAAATTTTCATAATTTGATTTTTGGCTGTAATCCTCACTTGAAACAACGATATAGTGGTGCAAATTTGATTTTGTTTCAAGCAGTCTGTTTAAAAAATTTCTTGCGAAAGTTCCATCTGCGATTATTAAAATTTTCTTCATCAATTCTCCGTATTTTAAAGCTCACATTATAACAAAAGGTCTTTAAAATAAGCTATTTTGGCTATAAATTTAAAAATTTACAGCCAAGAAAATTTAAGAGATTATTTCAGAGATTAGCGTATCTATTGCTAAATTTGTAGCCTTATTTATCGTATCAAAAATAGTACTTGAGCTTGGATCTGGACAAAAAATTTCTTTTGTGATCATGCCAGATTTTAGCGAAGTGTTTACATTAAATAGCTCGTAAGCTAGCGAAACTTCGGCTTTGTCGCCTCTTATCTGAAGAGAGATGATGCTTACTTTTAGTCTAAGATCTTTTGCATTTGGTGAAAATATCGGCTTAGCAGCACAGTTTGAATAAAGCCCTTTTACAAGCGATTTATAGACCATTTCGCTTGGCTCAGAGACAAATTTAGCATCACTTAGGTATCTGATTTTGTTATTTTCAGCCACAATCAAAATTTTTCTAGTATCAACCATATCAAGAGCACTCACATTTTCGATAAATACATTTTTTAGCTCTTTTTGCTTATTTTCAGCCGAGCACTCTTTGTTTGAGTAGTGAATTTCATACATAGTTGCCATTGGCACGTCGGTCTTTAGCGAGCAGCCAAAAAATAAAAACGTAGCTGCTAGAAAGATTAAATTTCTCATTTTTTATCTCCTTTGTCATTTGGCACTGGATTTGTAAAGAAAAACTCGTAAGGATTATCTTCAAGCCTTTGAAGCGCACCCCTAAACTCACGAAGTGTCTTGTCAAATCCATTTAAAAACTCGCTAGCCTCTCTAAGTAGCGGAGAGAGCGTATTTCTAAGGTCATATTCGCCGTTTTTTACCTTTTGAGTTACGATATCTTGAAGCGAGCTATAGCCATTTACAGCTGAATTTGCTGAAACAAAAACTGAATTTGCACTAGCAATTAGCTTGT is a window from the Campylobacter concisus genome containing:
- a CDS encoding COG3400 family protein, which produces MKKILIIADGTFARNFLNRLLETKSNLHHYIVVSSEDYSQKSNYENFTFYQFDPTSLSKLKSVSDGYFSQFCIVCDDKNEAIAVYENLRQISTKTETVFMSSWELDEKCKEIFASDKHLSVVDIRDIAASRLMDYLPDLPVLADNIGLSEGEIMEVKVPIGSSYMYRHISSVAQKKWRIALIYRGSEIILPKPNVMIQPSDILLIVGDPNVLQNVYRSIKRESGQFPSPFGSNIYVLIDMISMDKERVSKLIKDSLYLHSKLNNKRLFFRVINPTLGENLDTLKAIKEKNIIVLMDYFNSDNKSIKYDVLKHDIGLILSDDKYFFKFKKLFYELKLPVLKTGKILLSNIKEGVILGDQSQEVENQSAVITDCCAQLDLEMKFYYFDNKHSDDEALREHFESISALFSKRIKIENHNLKNPLVKLKSTKDLLHFVMFTKSVANGGAFAFLSTNLNRLYKKLSQNAQLFVPVSE
- a CDS encoding ABC-type transport auxiliary lipoprotein family protein, which gives rise to MRNLIFLAATFLFFGCSLKTDVPMATMYEIHYSNKECSAENKQKELKNVFIENVSALDMVDTRKILIVAENNKIRYLSDAKFVSEPSEMVYKSLVKGLYSNCAAKPIFSPNAKDLRLKVSIISLQIRGDKAEVSLAYELFNVNTSLKSGMITKEIFCPDPSSSTIFDTINKATNLAIDTLISEIIS